The following are from one region of the Oncorhynchus masou masou isolate Uvic2021 unplaced genomic scaffold, UVic_Omas_1.1 unplaced_scaffold_939, whole genome shotgun sequence genome:
- the LOC135538313 gene encoding layilin-like yields MSSRLVSSLMEGEVKKRRRKDQMVNLIVVSLLQSAAASLITAELFEVRGQRVCRVDRGRPCYKLAYFSDPGRRLSFLEAKLACRRDGGELLSVESPAEQRIIEQLVTELRPSDGDFWIGLRRNHGDTENVYDCPSQYYWTDGSLASFRNWHWDEPSCGYEVCVVMYHQPSAPPGLGGLYMFHWNDDNCDTKNNFICKYTAEPGSSGLPSTARRGLATPQSLVHLVYPAPEPSPNTAHPEAPPLSLSPLTTTFDTEEKRHTPALNIVYIVLPIIPLLMVLLIATAVFCFTLLARRKRREQQTEVCPSDPGSCPNPAQPPDVYNVIRSQQEADLAGTRPHTKNTSFLGSSPDMSPGDYDNLGGLRDTESGFVTLASTESNFQLTSELYDLSLGRRKDDSDIYHNSLGRNGEVYNNSLGRHGNREGYNNSLGRHGNRETHDNSLGCHGNGGTYNNRLGLHGCVVKSSELYNTSHYRDSLYQTSPDRYGNPEQHERSLGRHGNDASVDCYGKKATVGYYGNEGSLGGKCYKEWLDSDSN; encoded by the exons CAGAGTTGTTTGAAGTCAGAG GCCAGCGTGTGTGTAGGGTGGATCGGGGCCGGCCCTGCTATAAACTGGCATATTTTTCTGACCCTGGACGGCGGCTCAGCTTCCTGGAGGCGAAGCTAGCGTGTCGCCGTGACGGAGGGGAGCTGCTGAGCGTTGAGTCACCGGCCGAGCAGCGAATCATAGAGCAGCTTGTCACTGAGCTCCGTCCCTCCGACGGAGACTTCTGGATTGGCCTTCGTCGTAACCATGGTGACACGGAAAACGTCTACGACTGTCCCTCACAGTACTACTGGACCGACGGGAGCCTCGCCTCCTTCAG GAACTGGCACTGGGACGAGCCGTCCTGTGGATACGAGGTGTGTGTGGTGATGTACCACCAACCGTCCGCCCCGCCCGGCCTCGGAGGACTCTACATGTTCCATTGGAACGATGACAACTGTGACACCAAGAACAATTTCATCTGCAAGTacactgcag agcctggttcctctggtctacccagtacagccagaagaggactggccacccctcagagcctggttcatctggtctaccca GCTCCTGAACCCTCCCCCAACACTGCACACCCAG AGGCTCCTCCCTTGTCTCTGTCACCCCTGACCACGACCTTTGACACTGAAGAGAAGAGACACACCCCAG cTCTGAACATTGTTTACATAGTCCTGCCCATCATCCCGTTGTTGATGGTGTTACTAATAGCAACTGCGGTCTTCTGCTTCACGCTGCTGGCTCGACG GAAGCGGCGTGAGCAGCAGACAGAGGTGTGTCCTAGCGACCCAGGGTCCTGTCCAAACCCCGCCCAGCCGCCTGACGTCTACAACGTGATTCGCTCTCAGCAGGAGGCCGACCTGGCTGGAACACGCCCCCACACCAAGAACACTTCCTTCTTag GCTCCTCCCCCGACATGTCCCCTGGTGACTATGACAACCTGGGGGGTCTGCGAGACACGGAGAGTGGTTTCGTCACGCTGGCCAGCACAGAGAGCAACTTCCAGTTGACCTCTGAACTCTATGACCTTAGTCTGGGGCGACGCAAAGACGACTCAGACATTTACCACAACAGTCTGGGTCGCAACGGAGAGGTTTATAACAACAGTCTGGGTCGGCATGGTAACCGAGAGGGTTATAACAACAGTCTGGGTCGTCATGGCAACAGAGAGACGCACGATAACAGTCTGGGTTGTCACGGCAACGGAGGGACGTACAACAACAGACTAGGTCTTCATGGCTGTGTGGTGAAGAGCAGTGAGCTGTACAACACTAGTCACTATAGAGACAGTCTTTACCAAACCAGCCCGGATCGCTATGGTAACCCTGAACAGCACGAGAGAAGCCTGGGTCGTCATGGGAACGATGCCAGTGTAGATTGCTATGGGAAGAAGGCCACTGTGGGTTACTATGGCAATGAGGGCAGTCTGGGTGGGAAGTGCTACAAAGAGTGGTTGGACAGTGATAGCAACTAA